The following proteins come from a genomic window of Ferrovibrio sp. MS7:
- the cysK gene encoding cysteine synthase A, with the protein MSAPSVSNPPRGRIYNSIVETIGATPLVRINRLAEEAGAKATILAKLEFFNPLASVKDRIGIAMIEALEAQGKLKPGTTIVEPTSGNTGIALAFVAAAKGYRLILVMPESMSLERRKMLKYLGAEIELTPPGQGMRGAVARAEELLKEIPNAVMPQQFDNPANPAIHRATTAEEIWTDTAGAVDAVISGVGTGGTISGIGSVLKQRKPGLRMVAVEPEDSPVISGGRPGPHKIQGIGAGFIPGNLDTKLIDEIITIGNETAFETARRMAKLEGIPGGISSGAAMAAALEVATRPDMAGKTVVAIIPSFAERYLSTALFDGL; encoded by the coding sequence ATGTCAGCACCTTCCGTTTCCAATCCGCCGCGCGGCCGTATTTACAACTCGATTGTCGAGACCATCGGCGCAACGCCGCTGGTGCGGATCAATCGTCTGGCGGAGGAAGCTGGCGCCAAGGCGACGATCCTGGCCAAGCTGGAATTCTTCAACCCGCTGGCTTCCGTGAAGGACCGCATCGGCATCGCCATGATCGAGGCGCTGGAGGCCCAGGGCAAGCTGAAGCCCGGCACCACCATCGTCGAGCCGACCTCGGGCAATACCGGCATTGCGCTGGCCTTCGTCGCCGCCGCCAAGGGCTATCGCCTGATCCTGGTGATGCCGGAAAGCATGTCGCTGGAGCGGCGCAAGATGCTCAAGTATCTCGGCGCCGAGATCGAACTGACGCCGCCGGGCCAGGGCATGCGTGGCGCCGTGGCGCGCGCTGAGGAATTGCTCAAGGAAATTCCCAATGCGGTGATGCCGCAGCAATTCGACAACCCGGCGAACCCGGCGATCCACCGCGCCACCACGGCGGAAGAAATCTGGACCGACACGGCCGGCGCCGTGGATGCGGTGATTTCCGGCGTCGGCACCGGCGGCACGATCAGTGGTATCGGTTCGGTGCTGAAACAGCGCAAGCCCGGTCTGCGCATGGTGGCGGTGGAGCCCGAGGACAGCCCGGTGATTTCCGGCGGTCGGCCGGGGCCGCACAAGATCCAGGGCATCGGCGCTGGTTTCATCCCGGGCAACCTGGATACCAAGCTGATCGATGAAATCATCACCATCGGCAATGAGACTGCCTTCGAGACCGCGCGCCGCATGGCCAAGCTGGAAGGCATTCCGGGCGGCATCTCCTCGGGTGCGGCGATGGCTGCCGCGCTGGAAGTGGCAACACGGCCCGACATGGCAGGCAAGACCGTGGTGGCGATCATCCCGTCCTTTGCCGAACGCTATCTCTCCACAGCCTTGTTCGACGGCTTGTAA
- the dut gene encoding dUTP diphosphatase, whose protein sequence is MSEVTVAVRHLPHGADLPLPAYATPDSAGLDLLAAIPEPIVLQPGERRLVPTGLAIALPPGFEAQVRPRSGLALKHGVTVLNSPGTIDADYRGEIGVVLINHGQAPFTINRGERIAQMIVAAYARVAWQAVEDLDATQRGAGGFGSTGVKAAGVKVAGG, encoded by the coding sequence ATGAGTGAAGTAACCGTCGCCGTCCGTCATCTGCCGCATGGCGCCGATCTGCCGCTGCCGGCCTATGCCACGCCGGATTCCGCCGGCCTCGACCTGCTGGCCGCGATTCCCGAGCCGATCGTGCTGCAGCCCGGCGAGCGTCGCCTAGTGCCGACCGGGCTGGCCATCGCACTGCCGCCGGGTTTTGAAGCACAGGTGCGGCCGCGTTCCGGCCTGGCGCTGAAGCATGGCGTCACCGTACTGAATTCGCCCGGCACCATCGATGCCGATTACCGCGGCGAGATCGGCGTGGTGCTGATCAATCACGGCCAGGCGCCGTTCACCATCAACCGGGGCGAACGCATCGCCCAGATGATCGTTGCCGCCTATGCCCGCGTCGCGTGGCAGGCGGTGGAGGATCTGGATGCCACGCAGCGCGGCGCCGGCGGCTTCGGCTCGACCGGCGTGAAGGCGGCTGGCGTGAAAGTCGCAGGAGGCTAA
- the coaBC gene encoding bifunctional phosphopantothenoylcysteine decarboxylase/phosphopantothenate--cysteine ligase CoaBC encodes MALTGKRILLIISGGIAAYKALDLIRRLRERGAAVRCVLSRSAPQFVTPLSVSALSGDKVYGEIFSLTDEAEMGHIQLSRDADLLVVAPASADILARMANGLADDLAATVLLATDKPVLVAPAMNVRMWLHPATQRNVARLKADGVGFIGPNDGEMACNEYGPGRMSEPTEIADAVEAHFNQAKPLSGRKIIVTSGPTHEPIDPVRYIANRSSGKQGHAIAASLAKAGAEVVLVTGPVNLPDPPGVKTIHVEAARDMFSACFLNLPADAAIFAAAVADWRVAVEADQKMKKQGELAPTLQLAENPDILRAIATTDAKRRPNLVIGFAAETEKVVEYARAKLKKKGCDWILANDASPAQGVFGGDENTIHLVTPDAVEDWPRMSKQAVADQLTQRIAAHFNGKAQ; translated from the coding sequence ATGGCGCTGACCGGTAAACGTATCCTGCTGATCATTTCGGGTGGCATCGCCGCCTACAAGGCGCTGGACCTGATCCGCCGCCTGCGCGAGCGCGGCGCTGCCGTGCGCTGCGTGCTCAGCCGTTCGGCGCCGCAATTCGTCACCCCGCTTTCGGTTTCAGCCCTTTCCGGCGACAAGGTCTATGGCGAGATTTTCTCGCTCACCGACGAAGCCGAAATGGGCCATATCCAGCTTTCCCGCGATGCCGACCTGCTGGTGGTGGCGCCGGCCAGCGCCGACATCCTGGCGCGCATGGCCAATGGCCTGGCCGATGACCTTGCCGCCACCGTGCTGCTGGCCACCGACAAGCCGGTGCTGGTGGCGCCAGCGATGAATGTGCGGATGTGGCTGCATCCGGCCACCCAGCGCAATGTCGCCCGCCTCAAGGCCGATGGCGTCGGCTTCATTGGGCCGAATGACGGCGAGATGGCCTGCAACGAATACGGCCCCGGCCGCATGAGCGAGCCGACCGAGATCGCCGATGCGGTGGAGGCCCATTTCAATCAGGCCAAGCCGCTCTCGGGCCGCAAGATCATTGTCACCTCGGGCCCGACCCACGAACCCATCGACCCGGTGCGCTATATCGCCAACCGCTCGTCGGGCAAGCAGGGCCATGCCATCGCTGCATCGCTGGCGAAAGCCGGCGCCGAGGTGGTGCTGGTGACGGGGCCGGTGAACCTGCCCGATCCGCCGGGCGTTAAGACAATCCATGTGGAAGCAGCGCGCGACATGTTCTCCGCCTGCTTCCTCAACCTGCCCGCCGATGCCGCGATCTTCGCCGCCGCCGTGGCCGATTGGCGCGTCGCGGTGGAAGCCGACCAGAAGATGAAGAAGCAGGGCGAATTGGCCCCGACCCTGCAGCTTGCCGAGAACCCGGACATCCTGCGCGCCATCGCCACCACCGATGCCAAGCGCCGGCCCAACCTGGTGATCGGCTTCGCCGCCGAAACCGAGAAGGTGGTGGAGTATGCCCGCGCCAAGCTGAAGAAGAAGGGCTGCGACTGGATCCTCGCCAACGATGCCAGCCCGGCGCAAGGCGTGTTCGGCGGCGATGAAAACACCATTCACCTGGTGACGCCGGATGCGGTGGAGGATTGGCCGCGCATGAGCAAGCAGGCTGTGGCCGATCAGCTTACCCAGCGCATTGCCGCGCATTTCAATGGAAAAGCCCAATGA
- a CDS encoding RrF2 family transcriptional regulator: MLKCTRRTMHALEAVVDIAFHARPEPVQSKDIAARQGVPQRYLEQVMQHLVRNGVLKGVRGPRGGYTLARERRRITVGEVVRIVSELDAEGEEDAVAGSELGRRTVQPIWEECQAVIMERIDRITLEDLCNRAQTQGIDAPLEGADNFAI, from the coding sequence ATGTTGAAGTGTACGCGGCGCACCATGCATGCGCTGGAAGCAGTAGTTGATATTGCCTTTCATGCGCGGCCCGAGCCGGTGCAGTCAAAGGATATCGCCGCGCGCCAGGGCGTGCCGCAGCGCTATCTGGAGCAGGTGATGCAGCATCTGGTGCGCAATGGCGTGCTGAAAGGCGTGCGCGGCCCGCGCGGCGGCTACACCCTGGCGCGCGAACGCCGCCGCATCACGGTCGGTGAGGTTGTGCGCATCGTTTCCGAACTGGATGCCGAGGGCGAGGAGGATGCCGTGGCCGGCTCCGAGCTTGGCCGCCGCACCGTGCAGCCGATCTGGGAGGAATGCCAGGCGGTGATCATGGAGCGCATCGACCGCATCACGCTCGAGGATCTGTGCAACCGCGCCCAGACCCAGGGCATTGACGCCCCGCTCGAGGGCGCAGACAATTTCGCCATCTGA